A single genomic interval of Chloracidobacterium validum harbors:
- the ftsH gene encoding ATP-dependent zinc metalloprotease FtsH, which translates to MNTAVRQVVLWIVIIAGGVLFWSLLHRNGPLKEDNPDYATLVKKIDAKEIQEAVISDTEVTGKYVNGKPFRTDIVANVSGDLMKRMAEKDIKVQGKPATSGIWLTILLYYLPVFLLIGFVFLMMRQMQGSGNKALSFGRSRARLLSNQAKRITFKDVAGVEESKEELQEIIEFLKEPQKFQKLGGRIPKGILMMGPPGTGKTLLARAVAGEANVPFFSISGSDFVEMFVGVGASRVRDLFEQGKKNAPCIIFIDEIDAVGRHRGAGLGGGHDEREQTLNQLLVEMDGFESNDGVILIASTNRPDVLDPALLRPGRFDRRVVVNRPDVKGREGILAVHTRKIPLGDDVDISVIARGTPGFTGADLANLVNEAALNAARNNQKFVTMRDFEWAKDKVIMGSERRSMVMSNEEKRNTAYHEAGHALVGIKVPNADPVHKITIIPRGMALGLTQQLPEADRYSHTREYIEGQIAILMGGRLAEEIFLNHITTGASNDIERATEMARRMVCEFGMSQLGPLTFGKKEEQIFLGREIAQHQDYSEDTAIKIDQEVKRIVMEQYNRARQIILDNKDALVRLAEALLERESLDAIQVRRLVAGLPLDDDEPTGSSDRDDAKPDALRPAVVKPLIPPVAAGDNPATA; encoded by the coding sequence TTGAATACGGCAGTCCGACAAGTAGTTCTTTGGATCGTCATCATTGCTGGCGGCGTGTTGTTCTGGAGCTTGCTCCATCGCAACGGACCACTCAAGGAAGACAACCCCGATTACGCGACCTTGGTCAAGAAGATTGACGCCAAGGAAATCCAAGAAGCCGTCATCTCGGATACGGAAGTCACAGGCAAGTACGTCAATGGGAAACCCTTTCGTACGGACATCGTGGCTAACGTATCTGGCGACCTGATGAAACGCATGGCGGAAAAAGACATCAAGGTCCAGGGCAAGCCGGCCACCAGTGGTATCTGGCTAACCATCTTGCTCTACTATCTGCCGGTGTTCCTGCTGATTGGATTCGTTTTCCTGATGATGCGTCAGATGCAGGGCAGCGGCAACAAGGCCCTGTCCTTCGGACGCAGTCGGGCGCGTCTGCTCTCGAACCAGGCCAAGCGCATTACCTTCAAGGACGTGGCCGGCGTCGAGGAGTCAAAGGAAGAGCTTCAGGAAATCATCGAGTTTCTCAAAGAACCCCAGAAGTTCCAGAAGCTGGGTGGGCGTATTCCGAAAGGCATTTTGATGATGGGCCCGCCTGGTACGGGCAAGACCCTGTTGGCGCGCGCGGTGGCCGGTGAAGCCAATGTGCCGTTTTTTTCCATTTCGGGGTCTGACTTTGTTGAGATGTTCGTTGGCGTGGGCGCGTCGCGGGTCCGCGATCTGTTTGAACAAGGCAAGAAAAACGCCCCCTGTATCATTTTTATTGACGAAATTGACGCAGTGGGTCGCCATCGTGGGGCCGGTCTGGGCGGCGGCCACGATGAGCGTGAGCAAACGCTCAACCAGTTGCTGGTTGAAATGGATGGCTTTGAGTCGAACGACGGCGTCATCTTGATTGCCTCGACCAACCGGCCGGATGTGCTTGACCCGGCGCTGCTGCGTCCAGGGCGATTTGATCGGCGGGTGGTCGTCAATCGCCCGGATGTCAAGGGGCGCGAGGGAATTTTGGCCGTCCACACGCGCAAGATTCCGCTGGGCGATGACGTGGACATCTCCGTGATTGCGCGTGGTACTCCCGGCTTCACCGGGGCTGACCTGGCCAATCTGGTCAACGAAGCTGCGCTCAATGCGGCCCGCAACAACCAGAAGTTTGTTACCATGCGTGACTTCGAGTGGGCCAAGGACAAGGTCATCATGGGCAGCGAGCGGCGCTCGATGGTGATGTCAAATGAAGAAAAGCGCAACACGGCTTATCACGAAGCCGGACACGCGCTGGTTGGCATCAAAGTGCCGAATGCCGACCCGGTTCACAAGATTACGATTATCCCCCGCGGCATGGCTCTGGGACTCACGCAGCAACTGCCAGAAGCGGACCGCTATTCGCACACCCGTGAGTACATCGAAGGGCAAATTGCCATTTTGATGGGTGGCCGCTTGGCTGAGGAAATCTTTCTCAACCACATCACCACTGGCGCGTCGAATGACATCGAACGGGCCACGGAAATGGCGCGGCGGATGGTGTGCGAGTTTGGCATGTCGCAGTTAGGCCCGCTGACCTTTGGCAAGAAGGAGGAGCAAATCTTCCTGGGACGTGAAATCGCCCAGCATCAAGACTACAGCGAAGACACGGCCATCAAGATTGATCAAGAGGTCAAGCGAATCGTCATGGAGCAATACAATCGGGCGCGGCAAATCATTTTGGATAACAAGGACGCGCTCGTTCGGCTGGCGGAGGCGTTGCTAGAGCGCGAGTCGCTCGATGCCATCCAGGTTCGCCGGTTGGTTGCCGGTCTCCCGCTCGATGACGATGAGCCGACTGGCAGCAGCGATCGCGACGACGCCAAGCCGGATGCGCTGCGCCCGGCGGTCGTCAAACCCTTGATTCCACCGGTTGCCGCCGGTGACAACCCGGCAACGGCATAG
- a CDS encoding class I SAM-dependent methyltransferase, which yields MERILEPEVMDTPEEAQDYDAMDFTEVNTAFAEGVVALGIQAGRLLDVGTGTARIPILIAGRLPEVRIIAVDLSAEMLKLAAHNVALAGLSAQIELRLTDAKALPFPDASFDVVISNSIIHHIPQPEHALREIARVAKPEAALFIRDLLRPATPEAADALVAQYAAGESLRQQKLFRDSLGAALTLAEIQAAAREAGLTGITVTQTSDRHWTLIRPPRH from the coding sequence ATGGAACGCATCCTTGAACCCGAAGTGATGGACACACCAGAGGAAGCCCAGGATTACGACGCCATGGACTTTACCGAAGTCAATACAGCCTTTGCCGAAGGCGTCGTTGCGCTGGGAATTCAAGCCGGACGGCTACTTGACGTGGGCACTGGCACGGCGCGAATTCCGATCCTCATTGCCGGGCGGCTGCCGGAAGTGCGCATCATCGCCGTGGATTTGTCAGCCGAAATGCTCAAGCTGGCCGCTCACAACGTGGCCCTGGCCGGCTTGTCGGCACAAATCGAGCTGCGCTTGACGGATGCCAAGGCACTTCCCTTTCCTGACGCCAGTTTTGACGTGGTGATTTCGAACAGTATCATCCACCACATCCCGCAGCCAGAACACGCACTTCGTGAAATTGCGCGCGTCGCCAAGCCAGAAGCTGCGCTTTTCATTCGTGACCTGCTTCGTCCGGCAACACCGGAAGCGGCTGACGCTCTAGTTGCGCAGTATGCGGCGGGTGAATCCCTGCGCCAGCAGAAACTTTTCCGGGACTCGCTCGGTGCGGCGCTCACGCTGGCGGAAATCCAAGCCGCCGCGCGCGAAGCTGGATTGACCGGCATCACCGTTACTCAGACGAGCGACCGGCACTGGACGCTCATACGGCCGCCTCGGCATTGA